The Clostridia bacterium genome segment AGACACACACTTCCTGCAAAAGCGGAACGGTCCAAAAGCTTTGCAACGCCGTCTTCAATTACGACCTTCATGCCGTCCTTTAAACCGCCCAAAATGCTCTCGCCGTCTCCCATCCCTGCACCGCGCATGCAGTCGGTAATCAGAGCGATATGATCTCTGCCCTTGATTTTATAAATGAGCTTCAGCAAATCCTGCGGAAGATGAATACCGTCGCCGATAATTTCAACCGTCATGTCATCAATCAGGTATGCCGCTTCTACAATGCCTGCATAACGGAACGCATTTTTCCGATGTACAATGCTGGTGCAGGAATACAGATGGGTCACATGAGTAAAGCCGTTTTCAAAAGCCTCACGCACGCAGATGCTGTCCGCATCACTGTGTCCGATTGCGGCAAGTACGCCTTTTTTCCGAAGATATTCACCAAATTCCTTTGCACCGTTTTTCTCGGGTGCACCGCTCCAACGCAGGACAGAATCCGAGGAAGACAAAATTGCTTCATATTCTTCCGGGTCAAAATCACGCACAAAACGTTCATCCTGTGCACCTTTCTGACTCATGGCAAAGTATGGACCTTCTAAATGAAGCCCCGGCATATTTGCACCGCTGTGCGGTTTGTTCTTTAAGCTGTCAAAGGTTTTGATGGCATTTGTCATGCTTTCGTTTGAGCCTGAAGTAATGGTGGGCACAATAGTGGTTGCACCATGCTCAGCATGCACTCTGGCAGCGGTAAAAAAAGCTTCTTCCGTATTATCCAAAAAGTCACAACCGCCCGCGCCGTGGGTATGCATGTCAATAAAACCTGCAGACACATATTTTCCCGAAGCATCTATGACAGTATCGCAAGGCAAGTCTTCTTTTGTAACTGCTGTAATTTTGCCATTTTCAAAATACACATTGCTGTCTAAAAGCTTACCGTCTGCAATCACTTTTCCGTTAGTAATTTTAGTAGTCATGTTCTCACCTTATTTCAACAAATCAGCAATAAGTGCACTGCTGTCCGCATCTAAGTACATAATGGAATTGTCGTTTACACGCATTGCGGTTGCAGGGCATTTTTCAGAAATTTCGCCCGTTACCGTTTCCTTAACGGCATTTGCTTTGGTGGGTGCAGGAACTACACAGAATTTATAGGTTGCCTTCATTAAGGTCGGAATGGTAAGGGTCATTGCATATTCGGGAACCTGATTCAGGCTTTCAAAGCAACCATCATGCACCTGCTGGTTACGGCACATTTCATCAAGGCTAACGCGTTTTACCGTTTCGGGGTCATTAAAGAACGCCACATGGGGGTCATTGAATGCAATGTGTCCGTTTTCACCGATACCCATGCAAACGATATCTGTGGGATGATCCTTTAAAAGCTTTGTGTATCTTGCACATTCCTCTTCCGCGTCGGTTGCCGCAGGATTGATTAAGTTTACGGATTTAAAAGGAACCAAATCAAAAATATACTGCTTTAAGAAATTGCTGAAGCACTGGGGTGCATCGGCAGGCAAACCAATATATTCATCCATGTGGAACGCATTGATTCTGTTCCATTCAATTCCCTCTTCACGCACCAGATAATAAAGCATATCGTTTTGGGACGGTGCTGCCGCAAAAATCATATTGATTTCTTCCTTTTCTGCAAGCAGCTTTTTAATG includes the following:
- a CDS encoding glucosamine-6-phosphate deaminase — encoded protein: MKTLTVDKLDVRAFENRDEMGKASAKDVAECIKKLLAEKEEINMIFAAAPSQNDMLYYLVREEGIEWNRINAFHMDEYIGLPADAPQCFSNFLKQYIFDLVPFKSVNLINPAATDAEEECARYTKLLKDHPTDIVCMGIGENGHIAFNDPHVAFFNDPETVKRVSLDEMCRNQQVHDGCFESLNQVPEYAMTLTIPTLMKATYKFCVVPAPTKANAVKETVTGEISEKCPATAMRVNDNSIMYLDADSSALIADLLK
- the nagA gene encoding N-acetylglucosamine-6-phosphate deacetylase, with protein sequence MTTKITNGKVIADGKLLDSNVYFENGKITAVTKEDLPCDTVIDASGKYVSAGFIDMHTHGAGGCDFLDNTEEAFFTAARVHAEHGATTIVPTITSGSNESMTNAIKTFDSLKNKPHSGANMPGLHLEGPYFAMSQKGAQDERFVRDFDPEEYEAILSSSDSVLRWSGAPEKNGAKEFGEYLRKKGVLAAIGHSDADSICVREAFENGFTHVTHLYSCTSIVHRKNAFRYAGIVEAAYLIDDMTVEIIGDGIHLPQDLLKLIYKIKGRDHIALITDCMRGAGMGDGESILGGLKDGMKVVIEDGVAKLLDRSAFAGSVCLCDRLVRTVRDLMEIPTEEAVYMATKTPARIMGFDTKGDIKEGLDADIVIFDENIVIDKTIINGITVYEHD